One window of the Notolabrus celidotus isolate fNotCel1 chromosome 23, fNotCel1.pri, whole genome shotgun sequence genome contains the following:
- the LOC117807095 gene encoding butyrophilin subfamily 2 member A1-like, whose amino-acid sequence MDGFFLKPKLWSCSALVFKHLVMLLLLIDSNKGQSLGVGPSQTVVALVGDNVTLPCHLEPAMNAVSLGVEWGRPDLEPRFVHVWYEGQNLLENQNPSYKGRTSMSMEKLRHGDLSLSLSAVKHSDNGAYRCYFPSQDKQSTVELVVGSFSSPLITHISKSGSGVVVECESKGWYPEPEVLWLDSEGKVFSDGPTETLRGPDGLLTVSSRVTVEKRESNIFTCRVHQRNINRTRETHIQISEDFFETCSSAAHVSIIVVLVLGVVCAAAFVFWKWRQNQIKEAKLHQVESGEPERETEKLMEEKTEDLEEKNKRPGEDLQKKEKEKRKRLEDLQKNLEEKRKTLEDSQKNLEEKKKILEDSQKNLEEKRRRLEEDSQKDLEEKKRRLEEDSQKNLEEKRRRLEEDLQKDLEEIRRRVEEDLKKKEEEEKDLERNVHRLMEQSKEVKKQRDEFRHQEEDMKRNIKDINDRFQSAEEKAEGDRAQGYVDMKRVAVTAKNHLESRQHEEWKLDHKTDILQKTTDEVLKVMKERKRAVESNKRDICEQLREIQRKLSEHRQKT is encoded by the exons ATGGATGGATTCTTCCTTAAACCTAAGCTCTGGTCCTGCAGTGCTTTGGTTTTCAAGCACCTTGTGATGCTCCTGCTACTGATAGACTCTAATAAAG GCCAGTCTCTCGGGGTTGGACCCTCTCAAACAGTGGTGGCATTAGTCGGTGATAATGTTACCTTGCCATGTCACCTTGAACCTGCAATGAATGCTGTTTCATTGGGTGTGGAGTGGGGGAGACCTGACCTGGAGCCAAGATTTGTCCATGTGTGGTATGAGGGTCAAAACCTTCTGGAAAACCAAAATCCATCTTACAAAGGAAGAACATCAATGTCCATGGAGAAACTGAGACATGGAGACCTCTCACTGAGCCTGTCTGCAGTCAAACACTCTGATAATGGAGCTTATAGATGCTACTTTCCATCACAGGACAAGCAGTCTACTGTTGAGCTTGTTGTTG GTTCTTTCTCCTCACCTCTCATCACTCATATTTCTAAAAGTGGCAGTGGGGTGGTGGTAGAGTGTGAGTCTAAAGGCTGGTATCCTGAGCCTGAAGTGTTGTGGCTGGACAGTGAGGGGAAAGTGTTCTCTGATGGACCTACAGAGACCCTCAGAGGTCCTGATGGTCTCCTTACTGTGAGCAGCAGAGTGActgtggagaagagagagagcaacatctTCACCTGTAGAGTCCATCAGAGGAACATCAACAGGACCAGAGAGACACACATTCAGATTTCAG AGGATTTCTTTGAGACCTGTTCTTCCGCTGCTCATGTCAGCATCATAGTGGTTCTTGTGCTCGGTGTTGTTTGTGCAGCTGCCTTTGTCTTTTGGAAATGGagacaaaatcaaatcaaag AGGCAAAGCTGCATCAGGTTGAATCTGGAGAAccggagagagaaacagagaaactcaTGGAAGAAAAAACTGAGGATTTggaggagaaaaataaaagacctGGAGAAGACTtgcagaagaaagagaaggagaaaaggaaaagacttgaagacttgcagaagaatttggaggagaaaaggaaaaCCCTTGAAGACTCGCAGAAGAAtttggaggagaaaaagaaaatccttgAAGACTCACAGAAGAAtttggaggagaaaaggagaagacTTGAAGAAGACTCACAGAAGGAtttggaggagaaaaagagaagactTGAAGAAGACTCACAGAAGAAtttggaggagaaaaggagaagacTTGAAGAAGACTTGCAGAAGGATTTGGAGGAGATAAGGAGAAGagttgaagaagacttgaagaagaaagaggaagaggagaaagacttggaaagaaatgttcatagACTGATGGAGCAAAGCAAAGAggtaaagaaacagagagatgaatTCAGACATCAAGAAGAGGACATGAAGAGAAACATTAAAGATATTAATGATAGGTTTCAGTCAGCTGAGGAGAAGGCAGAAGGTGACCGAGCTCAGGGATATGTGGACATGAAAAGAGTCGCAGTAACAGCTAAAAATCATCTGGAGAGTAGACAACATGAAGAGTGGAAACTTGACCATAAAACAGATATacttcagaaaacaacagatgaaGTGCTGaaagtgatgaaggagagaaagagggcagTAGAGAGCAACAAGAGAGACATCTGTGAACAACTGAGAGAGATTCAGAGGAAACTTtctgaacacagacagaaaacatga
- the LOC117807751 gene encoding low affinity immunoglobulin gamma Fc region receptor II-like → MEVTSLWSKLMLLTLLNTYSAQTNDDAFPHIEPNRLQFFEYESLQLDCKRFTGSTEWRVMGNTSSSGASRWEDSTTSKNIKPTFVRQSGEYWCQNGEGERSRSLNISIVQAGGVILESPVLPVMEGQTVTLHCRKKTPPHDLTADFYKDGHLKKTEFKGTMTIDNVSKSDEGLYNCKIPGHGKSPNSRLAVKVSRPPTPESTTPAGNETSPHPASPGSIQLSTLLPVISTILFVAVLLVLVVGLLQCQKHKGGQETMGSNVTYAEVTTKKKRARGEEPGHASSTATYAVVTPQRKERGYRHEQTAMFQQTAYE, encoded by the exons ATGGAGGTCACATCACTTTGGAGTAAACTGA TGCTGCTCACTCTTCTGAACACTTACTCTGCTCAGACAAACG ATGATGCTTTCCCTCATATTGAACCAAACAGACTTCAGTTCTTTGAGTATGAATCCCTACAGTTAGATTGTAAGAGGTTTACTGGCTCTACTGAATGGAGGGTGATGGGAAACACTTCGTCGTCAGGAGCATCTCGATGGGAGGATTCAACGACATCCAAAAATATCAAACCTACTTTTGTGAGACAAAGTGGAGAGTACTGGTGCCAGAacggagaaggagagagaagcagaTCACTCAACATATCTATTGTTCAAG CTGGCGGTGTGATCCTGGAGAGTCCTGTTCTCCCTGTGATGGAGGGACAGACTGTCACTCTGCACTGCAGGAAAAAGACACCACCCCACGACCTAACAGCTGATTTCTATAAAGATGGACATCTTAAAAAGACTGAATTTAAAGGAACAATGACCATTGACAATGTCTCTAAGTCTGATGAAGGGCTCTACAATTGCAAGATTCCAGGACATGGTAAATCACCAAATAGCCGTCTGGCTGTCAAAG TATCCAGGCCTCCTACACCTGAAAGCACAACTCCAGCAGGAAATGAAACTTCTCCCCATCCAGCCTCCCCTGGATCCATCCAACTCTCCACGCTGTTACCAGTTATCTCCACCATTCTGTTTGTAGCCGTGCTGCTGGTGCTGGTAGTGGGACTACTTCAGTGTCAGAAACACAAAG GCGGTCAGGAGACGATGGGGAGTAATGTGACGTATGCTGAGGTCACGACGAAGAAGAAAAGGGCCAGAG GAGAGGAACCAGGTCATGCGTCATCAACAGCAACATATGCGGTCGTCACACcacagaggaaggaaagag gaTACAGACATGAGCAAACTGCCATGTTTCAACAAACTGCATATGAATGA
- the LOC117807614 gene encoding butyrophilin subfamily 1 member A1-like, protein MIVLLADSYKGSFSPPVITRISINTYEVVLECESEGWYLETEMQWLDGEGKLLSAGPTERDKGADGLYTVSRRVTVEKSNDDILTCRVHQQNIKQTRETQLKISAPESLTILSILIGCCGGLAGGLVGGMLLLGGVWYFFNKSKSGIVPCCSKNQTETSHAKVSQLQKHSQKIQEELNVWNKDLFKLKEQKSGLQKLNSKLRLQLQRIEKEREKNNERINEVVRKTESERDNDTERTEGYLREKQSLLDAQGELQKRKVELEDQQLSIESLLESAEGIVASITQSCTNKENELKMIDMQLEEEMDGMGENSHLHIA, encoded by the exons ATGATCGTCCTGTTGGCAGACTCTTATAAAG GTTCTTTCTCCCCACCTGTCATTACTCGTATTTCTATAAACACCTATGAGGTGGTGTTAGAGTGTGAGTCTGAAGGCTGGTACCTGGAGACTGAGATGCAGTGGCTGGATGGTGAGGGAAAGCTTCTCTCTGCTGGAcctacagagagagacaaaggtgCTGATGGTCTTTATACTGTCAGCAGAAGAGTGACTGTGGAGAAGAGTAATGATGACATCTTGACCTGTAGAGTCCATCAGCAGAACATCAAGCAGACCAGAGAGACACAGCTTAAGATATCAG CTCCTGAAAGTCTCACCATTCTCAGTATCCTAATTGGTTGTTGTGGTGGCTTAGCTGGTGGCTTAGTTGGTGGCATGCTGTTACTTGGAGGTGTTTGGTATTTCTTCAATAAAAGCAAGTCTGGAATTG TGCCATGCTGTTccaaaaaccaaacagagacaTCACATGCTAAAGTTTCTCAGCTCCAAAAACACTCCCAGAAGATCCAAGAAGAACTGAACGTTTGGAATAAAGATTTGTTTAAATTAAAGGAACAGAAGAGTGGACTTCAAAAGCTAAATTCAAAACTCAGGTTGCAGTTACAGAGaatagagaaggagagggagaaaaacaatGAGAGGATTAATGAAGTGGTgaggaaaacagagagtgagagggacaATGACACAGAAAGAACAGAGGGATActtgagagaaaaacagagtctGTTAGATGCTCAGGGTGAACTGCAGAAAAGAAAGGTGGAGCTGGAGGATCAGCAACTTAGCATTGAAAGTCTTCTTGAGAGTGCAGAGGGTATAGTTGCATCAATAACACAAAGCtgtacaaacaaagaaaatgaactGAAGATGATTGACatgcagctggaggaggagatggatggTATGGGTGAAAACAGTCACCTCCACATAGCGTAG